Proteins found in one Oreochromis niloticus isolate F11D_XX linkage group LG22, O_niloticus_UMD_NMBU, whole genome shotgun sequence genomic segment:
- the LOC100708135 gene encoding leukocyte elastase inhibitor-like translates to MSVVSSSNNAFALELFCTLSQTNPAGNIFVSPLSIISALAMVYLGAKGDTAAQMAQALSFSSGEGVHADFQKLNADINSPSASYILKLANRLYGENTAHFLPDFLEATQKYYQADLKAVDFVAAPEACRAEINSWVKQQTENKIKDLLKPGTVNKDTRLALVNAIYFKGNWRNRFDEANTEEMPFKVKQNETVPVQMMYQRNKLPYNYIPDHDLQILELPYVGEELSMFILLPKESSDGSDSLLKLEKELTQERLNEWTDRKNMSTYSEVVVHLPKFKLEENYELNDPLAKLGMKDVFCAGRADLSGMNGERGLFLSTVAHKAFVEVNEEGTEAAAVTYIVVTGCAYIPDTHFRADHPFLFFIRHNETKSILFFGRFSSPQ, encoded by the exons ATGTCCGTCGTCAGCAGCTCAAACAATGCATTTGCCTTGGAGCTGTTCTGCACTCTGAGCCAGACAAACCCTGCTGGGAACATCTTTGTCTCTCCACTGAGCATCATCTCAGCCCTGGCCATGGTCTACCTGGGAGCTAAAGGAGACACTGCAGCTCAGATGGCTCAG GCCCTCTCATTCAGCTCAGGTGAAGGCGTCCATGCAGACTTCCAGAAACTGAACGCTGACATCAACTCACCATCTGCATCCTACATCCTGAAACTAGCCAACCGTCTTTATGGAGAAAACACTGCCCACTTCCTCCCA GACTTCCTTGAAGCCACACAGAAGTACTACCAGGCAGACCTGAAGGCTGTGGACTTCGTTGCAGCTCCAGAGGCGTGCAGAGCAGAGATCAACAGCTGGGTCAAGCAGCAAACAGAAA atAAGATAAAAGACCTTCTGAAGCCAGGAACAGTCAACAAAGATACCAGACTGGCTCTGGTCAATGCTATCTACTTCAAGGGCAACTGGAGGAACAGATTTGATGAGGCAAACACCGAAGAGATGCCCTTTAAAGTCAAACAG AATGAGACCGTACCAGTCCAGATGATGTACCAGAGGAATAAGCTTCCCTACAACTACATTCCTGACCATGATTTGCAGATCCTGGAGCTGCCCTATGTGGGTGAGGAGCTCAGCATGTTCATTCTGCTGCCTAAGGAGTCCTCAGACGGCTCAGACTCTCTGCTGAAG CTGGAGAAGGAGCTAACACAGGAGAGGCTGAATGAATGGACCGACAGGAAAAACATGAGCACCTATTCAGAAGTTGTCGTTCACCTGCCAAAGTTCAAACTGGAGGAAAACTACGAGCTGAATGATCCTCTGGCTAAACTGGGTATGAAGGACGTGTTCTGTGCAGGAAGGGCTGATCTGTCTGGCATGAACGGTGAAAGGGGGCTCTTCCTGTCTACGGTGGCCCACAAGGCCTTTGTGGAGGTGAACGAGGAGGGCACAGAGGCCGCTGCAGTGACATATATCGTCGTCACCGGTTGTGCTTATATACCGGACACACATTTCAGAGCAGATCAccccttcctcttcttcatcagaCACAATGAGACCAAGTCCATCCTGTTCTTTGGCAGATTCTCATCTCCTCAGTAG